The Xanthomonas sp. CFBP 8443 genome has a window encoding:
- a CDS encoding methyl-accepting chemotaxis protein → MQWIKNLNLMPKLMLAFGLVLALMVIQGLAAYSGLNSLDAVTNTLSNRTIPSVRAGGDIRGILGEYRSAAYQSLIRSSDTVKKEAETRKVVLNKQMDEIIAKYPAMISTPQERKIYERTVADWKKALASYKSVDEMVQLDLGDDAIDTFTGETRTLHNKVVDDVIALIAQNNLQAEAAAKAATSTYTKASATLVVCLLIGIAGAVGMAWLFGRMLRNNVGSAVKVATEVASGKLDGHIDASGQDEIGELMQALKRMQQDLRERTERDAAVAAENLRIRTALDNSSTGMFIADLDYNIVYANPSMQGIVDKYADEIHNVAPAFDSSMPLVGSSLTVLEHGNLIDTRTVAAIEKQGTAEREMAYGHARIAQIISSIRDAHGSHVGFVCESRDRTVEAQVEEEVARIVQAAADGDLSGRVATDGKQGFFLQLAQQLNGLLQANGDSIGEVSKLLTALSQGDLTARMHGEFHGVFATMRDDANATAEQLAGIVGRIQTAAVSINAAAGEIAAGNDDLSRRTEQQAANLEETAASMEELTSTVKQNAEHARQANQLAVGAAAVASQGGEVVGKVVTTMSGIETSSKKIADIISVIDGIAFQTNILALNAAVEAARAGEQGRGFAVVASEVRTLAQRSANAAKEIKGLIDASVGQVANGSALVRQAGQTMQEIVSSVQRVTDIMSEIAAASQEQSAGIEQVNQTVTQMDETTQQNAALVEEATAAARSMEEQAGQLTEAVSIFRLEQSALSAPVAKQAPAQVHPIRPAAKKPVAVASSKPAPAARSKKSEPALADSDWQEF, encoded by the coding sequence ATGCAGTGGATAAAGAATCTGAACCTGATGCCGAAGCTGATGCTGGCATTCGGCCTGGTGCTGGCATTGATGGTCATTCAGGGGCTGGCCGCGTATTCGGGCCTGAATTCGCTCGATGCCGTCACCAACACCCTCTCCAACCGGACCATACCCAGCGTCCGCGCCGGCGGGGACATCCGCGGCATCCTGGGCGAGTACCGCAGCGCGGCCTACCAGAGCCTGATTCGCAGCAGCGACACGGTCAAGAAGGAAGCGGAAACGCGCAAGGTCGTGCTGAACAAGCAGATGGACGAGATCATCGCCAAGTATCCAGCGATGATCAGCACCCCCCAGGAACGGAAGATCTACGAGCGCACCGTCGCCGACTGGAAGAAGGCGCTGGCCTCCTACAAGTCCGTCGACGAGATGGTGCAGCTGGACCTGGGTGACGATGCGATCGACACCTTCACCGGCGAGACCCGGACCCTGCACAACAAGGTCGTGGACGACGTGATCGCATTGATCGCGCAGAACAATCTCCAGGCCGAGGCCGCCGCGAAGGCTGCCACCAGCACCTACACCAAGGCATCGGCCACACTGGTGGTGTGCCTGTTGATCGGCATCGCCGGTGCGGTCGGCATGGCCTGGCTGTTCGGGCGCATGCTGCGTAACAACGTGGGCAGTGCGGTCAAGGTCGCCACCGAAGTCGCCAGCGGCAAACTCGATGGCCATATCGACGCCAGCGGCCAGGACGAGATCGGCGAACTGATGCAGGCGCTCAAGCGCATGCAGCAGGACCTGCGCGAGCGCACCGAGCGCGACGCGGCGGTGGCCGCCGAGAACCTGCGCATCCGCACCGCGCTGGACAACTCCTCCACCGGCATGTTCATCGCCGACCTGGACTACAACATCGTCTACGCGAACCCGTCGATGCAGGGCATCGTCGACAAGTACGCCGACGAGATCCACAACGTCGCCCCCGCCTTCGACTCGAGCATGCCGCTGGTCGGCTCCTCGCTGACGGTGCTGGAGCACGGCAATCTGATCGACACCCGCACCGTGGCCGCGATCGAGAAACAGGGCACCGCCGAACGCGAGATGGCGTACGGCCATGCGCGCATCGCGCAGATCATCTCCAGCATCCGCGACGCGCACGGCAGCCATGTCGGGTTCGTCTGCGAATCGCGCGACCGCACCGTCGAGGCCCAGGTCGAAGAGGAAGTGGCCAGGATCGTGCAGGCCGCCGCCGACGGCGACCTGTCCGGCCGCGTGGCCACCGACGGCAAGCAGGGCTTCTTCCTGCAGCTGGCGCAGCAGCTCAACGGCCTGTTGCAGGCCAACGGCGACAGCATCGGCGAAGTCTCCAAGCTGCTGACCGCGCTGTCGCAAGGCGACCTGACCGCGCGCATGCACGGCGAGTTCCACGGCGTGTTCGCGACCATGCGCGACGACGCCAACGCCACCGCCGAGCAACTGGCCGGCATCGTCGGCCGCATCCAGACCGCCGCAGTCTCGATCAATGCCGCCGCCGGCGAAATCGCCGCCGGCAACGACGACCTGTCGCGGCGCACCGAGCAGCAGGCCGCCAACCTGGAAGAGACCGCCGCGTCGATGGAGGAGCTGACCTCCACGGTCAAGCAGAACGCCGAACACGCACGCCAGGCCAACCAGCTCGCGGTCGGCGCCGCCGCCGTCGCCTCGCAGGGCGGCGAGGTGGTCGGCAAGGTGGTGACCACGATGAGCGGCATCGAGACCTCCTCGAAGAAGATCGCCGACATCATCAGCGTGATCGACGGCATCGCCTTCCAGACCAACATCCTGGCCTTGAATGCTGCCGTGGAAGCGGCGCGTGCCGGCGAGCAGGGCCGCGGCTTCGCGGTGGTCGCCAGCGAGGTGCGCACCCTCGCCCAGCGCTCGGCCAACGCCGCCAAGGAGATCAAGGGCCTGATCGATGCGTCGGTCGGCCAGGTCGCCAACGGCTCGGCGCTGGTGCGCCAGGCGGGCCAGACCATGCAGGAGATCGTGTCCTCGGTGCAGCGCGTCACCGACATCATGAGCGAAATCGCCGCGGCCTCGCAGGAACAGTCGGCCGGCATCGAGCAGGTCAACCAGACCGTCACCCAGATGGACGAAACCACCCAGCAGAACGCCGCGCTGGTGGAAGAAGCCACCGCGGCGGCGCGCTCGATGGAAGAGCAGGCAGGACAGCTGACCGAGGCGGTCTCGATCTTCCGCCTGGAGCAGTCTGCGCTCAGCGCACCGGTGGCCAAGCAGGCGCCGGCGCAGGTGCATCCGATCCGCCCGGCGGCGAAAAAGCCGGTCGCGGTGGCATCGAGCAAGCCGGCTCCGGCCGCGCGCAGCAAGAAGTCCGAGCCGGCCCTGGCCGATTCGGACTGGCAGGAGTTCTGA
- a CDS encoding chemotaxis protein CheW: MNDKNTSASGATGGEFLSFTLGEEHYGVDILKVQEIRGYDSVTRVPDAPEYIKGVINLRGTIVPVIDLRLKLRLKEARYDAFTVMIVLNVEDRVVGIVVDSVSDVIPLNEEQIRPTPEFGAAVDTRFISGIGTQDDKMLILLDIETLLDSADLSQQAHVDEAA, encoded by the coding sequence ATGAACGACAAGAACACCTCCGCCTCCGGTGCCACCGGCGGCGAATTCCTCAGCTTCACCCTCGGCGAAGAGCACTACGGCGTCGATATCCTGAAAGTGCAGGAAATCCGCGGTTACGACTCGGTCACCCGGGTGCCGGACGCTCCGGAATACATCAAGGGCGTGATCAACCTGCGCGGCACCATCGTGCCGGTGATCGACCTGCGCCTGAAGCTGCGCCTGAAGGAAGCGCGCTACGACGCCTTCACCGTGATGATCGTGCTCAATGTCGAGGACCGCGTGGTCGGCATCGTCGTGGACAGCGTCTCCGACGTGATCCCGCTGAACGAGGAGCAGATCCGGCCGACGCCCGAGTTCGGCGCCGCGGTGGACACCCGCTTCATCTCCGGCATCGGCACCCAGGACGACAAGATGCTGATCCTGCTGGACATCGAGACGCTGCTGGACAGCGCCGACCTGAGCCAGCAGGCGCACGTCGACGAAGCCGCCTGA
- a CDS encoding flagellar brake protein, whose translation MAEGIPSDSTTPSPHEATEQDDRFLLTNARQIRQLLQSLINQRSQVSAHPGGRDHAFSTALLEVDEHSLLLDLSVNEANNRLTEQAEYLLCFAQLDKVRLRFRIADLELVRSDEVSGFRAPLPDALYYLQRREHFRLETPITESPMCVLRLNDASPPAELVLRIIDISAGGVAVALLPGQPLPQSQQSYPHCVLQLPDADAIPLTLQVCNMHPHKLANGQDTLRVGLRFADLPRGADAAIQRYIFRIERQRSARKSGVLS comes from the coding sequence ATGGCCGAAGGCATTCCCAGCGACTCCACCACGCCGTCTCCGCACGAGGCGACGGAACAGGACGACCGCTTCCTGCTGACCAACGCGCGGCAGATCCGGCAGTTGCTGCAATCGCTGATCAACCAGCGCTCGCAGGTCAGCGCGCATCCGGGCGGCCGCGACCACGCGTTCTCGACCGCGTTGCTGGAAGTGGACGAGCACTCCTTGCTGCTGGACCTGAGCGTCAACGAAGCCAACAACCGCCTGACCGAGCAGGCCGAGTACCTGCTGTGTTTCGCGCAGCTGGACAAGGTCCGCCTGCGCTTCCGCATCGCCGACCTGGAACTGGTCCGCAGCGACGAGGTTTCCGGCTTCCGCGCGCCGTTGCCCGACGCGCTGTACTACCTGCAGCGCCGCGAGCATTTCCGCCTGGAGACGCCGATCACCGAATCGCCGATGTGCGTCCTGCGGCTGAACGATGCCAGCCCGCCGGCCGAGCTGGTGCTGCGGATCATCGACATCAGCGCCGGTGGCGTGGCGGTGGCGCTGTTGCCCGGCCAGCCATTGCCGCAGAGCCAGCAGAGCTACCCGCACTGCGTGCTGCAACTGCCCGACGCCGATGCGATCCCGCTGACCCTGCAGGTGTGCAACATGCATCCGCACAAGCTGGCCAACGGCCAGGACACGCTGCGGGTGGGACTGCGCTTCGCCGACCTGCCGCGCGGCGCCGATGCGGCGATCCAGCGCTACATCTTCCGCATCGAACGCCAGCGCAGCGCCCGCAAGAGCGGCGTGCTGTCCTGA
- a CDS encoding methyl-accepting chemotaxis protein, translating to MSASNTQGSFLVGNERYVYLQKLAAEADRLFLAVAAFVGIVSLAVAWRQGVWTPWLAVTLPTLAVIALQVKLYPGTLLSRCTVALGLMVLAAVLIQQAGGMTEVHFGVIVLIALLLYYRDWRPIVVASAAIAVHHLLFFWLQHRGLPLRAFAAGTGINILAMHAGYVVAEAGVLVAMAVQMRRQLLDVGHDPRDLSLLARAIARQQPLPASIRGLTLPEGSIAHTLVVASEQLLSSREQDVEAQRENLRIRSALENVTANVMIADAERNIVYVNKPLSRMLLAAQDDLRRDLPSFDANDLLTRNIDIFHKRPEHQAKLLASLQQTHTAQIRVGGRTMRLIVNPVLDGDGNRLGFVVEWADRTAEVAVEEEIAGIVRSAVAGDLDGRVRLDDKHGFLLLLAEQINALLEASSSGLAHIQHMLQALAEGNLSTRIDADLQGVYAGMKEHANTTAEQLATIVRQIQGASDAINTAAGEIAAGNDDLSRRTEQQAASLEETAASMEELTSTVKQNAEHARQANQLAVGAAAVASQGGQVVAQVVTTMSGIETSSKKIADIISVIDGIAFQTNILALNAAVEAARAGEQGRGFAVVASEVRTLAQRSAGAAKEIKGLIDESVGRVAEGSALVDQAGRTMQEIVSSVQRVTDIMGEISAASQEQSAGIEQVNQTVTQMDEATQQNAALVEEATANARTMEGQAGELARAVASFTLERHPQGGAGGNVATLHPGYKKAGHGR from the coding sequence ATGAGCGCATCGAACACCCAGGGAAGCTTCCTCGTAGGCAACGAGCGCTACGTGTATCTGCAAAAACTGGCCGCGGAGGCCGACCGGCTGTTCCTGGCGGTGGCCGCGTTCGTCGGCATCGTCAGCCTGGCCGTCGCCTGGCGCCAGGGCGTATGGACGCCGTGGCTGGCGGTGACGCTGCCGACCCTGGCGGTCATCGCCCTGCAGGTGAAGCTCTACCCCGGCACGTTGCTGAGCCGCTGCACCGTGGCGCTGGGCTTGATGGTGCTGGCGGCGGTGCTGATCCAGCAGGCCGGCGGCATGACCGAGGTCCATTTCGGCGTGATCGTGCTGATCGCCTTGCTGCTGTACTACCGCGACTGGCGGCCGATCGTGGTCGCCTCCGCGGCCATCGCCGTCCACCACCTGCTGTTCTTCTGGCTGCAGCATCGCGGCCTGCCGCTGCGTGCGTTCGCGGCCGGCACAGGGATCAACATCCTGGCCATGCACGCGGGCTATGTGGTGGCCGAAGCCGGCGTCCTGGTGGCGATGGCCGTGCAGATGCGCAGGCAACTGCTGGACGTCGGCCACGACCCGCGCGACCTGTCGCTGCTGGCGCGCGCCATCGCCCGCCAGCAACCGCTGCCGGCCTCGATCCGCGGCCTGACCCTGCCGGAAGGCTCGATCGCCCATACCCTGGTGGTGGCCAGCGAGCAGCTGCTGAGCAGCCGCGAACAGGACGTGGAGGCCCAGCGCGAGAACCTGCGCATCCGCAGCGCGCTGGAGAACGTCACCGCCAACGTGATGATCGCCGATGCCGAGCGCAACATCGTCTACGTCAACAAGCCGCTGTCGCGCATGCTGCTGGCCGCGCAGGACGACCTGCGCCGCGATCTTCCCAGTTTCGATGCCAACGACCTGCTGACGCGCAACATCGACATCTTCCACAAACGGCCCGAGCACCAGGCCAAGCTGCTGGCGTCATTGCAGCAGACCCACACCGCGCAGATCCGGGTGGGCGGGCGCACCATGCGCCTGATCGTCAACCCGGTGCTCGACGGCGACGGCAACCGCCTCGGCTTCGTCGTGGAATGGGCCGACCGCACCGCCGAAGTGGCGGTGGAAGAGGAAATCGCCGGCATCGTGCGCAGTGCGGTCGCCGGCGACCTCGACGGCCGCGTGCGCCTGGACGACAAGCACGGCTTCCTGTTGCTGCTGGCCGAACAGATCAATGCCTTGCTGGAAGCCAGTTCCTCCGGCCTGGCGCATATCCAGCACATGCTGCAGGCGCTGGCCGAGGGCAACCTGTCCACCCGCATCGACGCCGACCTGCAGGGCGTCTACGCCGGCATGAAGGAACACGCCAACACCACCGCCGAACAACTGGCGACGATCGTGCGCCAGATCCAGGGCGCCTCGGATGCGATCAATACCGCCGCCGGCGAGATCGCCGCCGGCAACGACGACCTGTCGCGCCGCACCGAACAACAGGCCGCCAGCCTGGAAGAGACCGCCGCCTCGATGGAGGAACTGACCTCCACCGTGAAGCAGAACGCCGAACATGCGCGCCAGGCCAACCAGCTGGCGGTCGGCGCGGCGGCTGTCGCCTCGCAGGGCGGTCAGGTGGTCGCCCAGGTGGTGACCACGATGAGCGGCATCGAAACCTCGTCGAAGAAGATCGCCGACATCATCAGCGTGATCGACGGCATCGCCTTCCAGACCAATATCCTGGCGCTCAACGCCGCGGTGGAAGCGGCGCGTGCCGGCGAACAGGGCCGCGGCTTCGCAGTCGTCGCCAGCGAGGTACGCACCCTGGCCCAGCGCTCGGCCGGCGCGGCCAAGGAAATCAAGGGCCTGATCGACGAGTCGGTCGGCCGTGTCGCCGAAGGCTCGGCGCTGGTCGACCAGGCCGGCCGCACCATGCAGGAGATCGTGTCCTCGGTGCAGCGCGTCACCGACATCATGGGCGAGATCTCCGCCGCCTCGCAGGAGCAGTCCGCCGGCATCGAGCAGGTCAACCAGACCGTGACCCAGATGGACGAGGCCACCCAGCAGAACGCGGCCCTGGTCGAGGAAGCCACCGCCAACGCCCGCACGATGGAAGGCCAGGCCGGCGAGCTGGCGCGGGCGGTCGCCTCGTTCACCCTGGAGCGGCATCCGCAGGGCGGCGCGGGCGGCAACGTCGCCACATTACATCCAGGCTACAAAAAAGCCGGACACGGCCGATAG
- a CDS encoding methyl-accepting chemotaxis protein encodes MTPSIHTASDHPLPSTGPRRLLRGWHDLAIARKLSIIGILALLGLVIPVLLYRDKLDESVGISRNELRSYAPLHEMLSLLAALQAQRVETGAAAAASARRADRALTDLQRSVATLPGFENSAKALARLRQALTDAQGDSGAVAEQASAALDAMRDDSQLVYTPYVESYHLVVASLIYGPDTSEALTRLDAAADPSQAAAQTPVLREQIAQIARNHARLRNELEKAIGLLEQADPALAQAVAGEAGRADQALLQLSAALDSGAPDADRHWNRALDDWGQALQSLSTTSLQALQRQSARHLADARSAMWRTIAGLSLLTLLIMALCVHTLSALTRNVRRAADAAAQIAQGRLDTAIVVSSRDESGQLLENMRQMQQQLQHVLSAQVEMAQRHEAGQISYRMDESAFPGEYGRMIRDSNALAAAHIAVTLRLAQIVGRYAIGDLSEDMDRLPGEKAVLAETMDTVKQNLTAMNREIGQLATAAAAGDFSVRGDAQRFQYDFRAMVDSLNQLMATADGNLDALSKLLQAIAAGDLTARMRGEFHGVFATMRDDANATTAQLADIVGRIQTAAVSINAASSEIATGNDDLSRRTEQQAASLEETAASMEELTSTVKQNAEHARQANQLAVGAAAVASQGGDVVSQVVTTMSGIETSSKKIADIISVIDGIAFQTNILALNAAVEAARAGEQGRGFAVVASEVRTLAQRSAGAAKEIKGLIDESVTRVSEGSVLVGQAGQTMQEIVSSVQRVTDIMGEISAASQEQYAGIEQVNQTVTQMDEATQQNAALVEEATAAARSMEEQAGQLTETVALFKIDAAPAAPSQRPRPAPLSKAPASAPAAATKRKPQPARAGHGGGAVAESQWHEF; translated from the coding sequence ATGACCCCGTCCATCCATACAGCGTCCGACCATCCCCTTCCCTCCACCGGACCGCGCCGGCTGCTGCGTGGCTGGCACGATCTGGCCATCGCCAGGAAGCTCAGCATCATCGGCATCCTCGCCCTGCTCGGGCTGGTGATCCCGGTGTTGCTCTACCGCGACAAGCTCGACGAAAGCGTGGGCATCAGCCGCAACGAACTGCGCAGCTATGCACCACTGCACGAAATGTTGTCGCTGCTGGCTGCGCTGCAGGCGCAACGCGTCGAAACCGGCGCTGCCGCCGCAGCGTCGGCGCGGCGCGCGGACCGCGCCCTGACCGATCTGCAACGCAGCGTCGCCACGTTGCCCGGCTTCGAAAACAGTGCCAAGGCGCTGGCGCGCCTGCGCCAGGCGCTGACCGACGCGCAGGGCGACAGCGGCGCTGTCGCCGAGCAGGCTTCTGCCGCATTGGATGCGATGCGCGACGACAGCCAACTGGTCTATACCCCCTATGTGGAGAGCTACCACCTGGTCGTGGCCAGCCTGATCTACGGCCCCGATACCAGCGAGGCACTGACGCGCCTGGACGCGGCCGCCGATCCGTCCCAGGCCGCTGCGCAGACACCGGTGCTGCGCGAGCAGATCGCGCAGATCGCGCGCAACCATGCCAGGCTGCGCAACGAACTGGAAAAAGCGATCGGCCTGCTAGAGCAAGCGGATCCAGCGCTGGCCCAGGCCGTCGCCGGCGAGGCGGGCCGCGCCGACCAGGCCTTGCTGCAACTGTCCGCCGCGTTGGACAGCGGCGCGCCCGATGCCGACCGGCACTGGAACCGTGCGCTTGACGATTGGGGCCAGGCGCTGCAATCGCTGAGCACGACCTCGCTGCAAGCCCTGCAGCGCCAGTCGGCGCGGCACCTGGCGGACGCACGCAGCGCGATGTGGCGGACGATCGCCGGACTGAGCCTGCTGACACTGCTGATCATGGCCTTGTGTGTGCATACCCTGTCGGCATTGACCCGCAACGTACGCCGTGCCGCCGACGCCGCCGCGCAGATTGCGCAGGGGCGCCTGGACACCGCGATCGTGGTGTCCAGCCGCGACGAAAGCGGCCAATTGCTGGAAAACATGCGACAGATGCAGCAGCAGCTGCAGCATGTGCTGTCGGCGCAGGTCGAGATGGCGCAGCGCCACGAGGCTGGCCAGATCAGCTACCGCATGGACGAAAGCGCTTTTCCCGGCGAGTACGGGCGCATGATCCGCGACAGCAATGCGCTGGCCGCGGCGCATATCGCGGTCACGCTGCGTCTGGCGCAAATCGTAGGTCGGTACGCGATCGGCGACCTCAGCGAGGACATGGACCGACTGCCCGGCGAAAAAGCCGTGCTGGCCGAAACCATGGACACCGTCAAGCAGAACCTGACCGCGATGAACCGCGAGATCGGCCAGTTGGCCACCGCCGCGGCCGCCGGCGACTTCAGCGTGCGCGGCGACGCGCAGCGCTTCCAGTACGACTTCCGCGCCATGGTCGACAGCCTCAACCAACTGATGGCCACCGCCGACGGCAACCTCGACGCGCTGTCCAAGCTGCTGCAGGCCATCGCCGCCGGCGACCTGACCGCACGCATGCGCGGCGAGTTCCATGGCGTGTTCGCGACCATGCGCGACGACGCCAATGCCACCACCGCGCAACTGGCCGACATCGTCGGCCGCATCCAGACCGCGGCAGTCAGCATCAATGCCGCGTCCAGCGAGATCGCCACCGGCAACGACGACCTGTCGCGGCGCACCGAGCAGCAGGCGGCGAGCCTGGAAGAAACCGCTGCCTCGATGGAGGAACTGACCTCCACGGTGAAGCAGAATGCCGAACACGCGCGCCAGGCCAACCAGCTGGCGGTCGGCGCCGCGGCGGTTGCTTCGCAAGGCGGCGACGTGGTCAGCCAGGTGGTGACCACGATGAGCGGCATCGAAACCTCGTCGAAGAAGATCGCCGACATCATCAGCGTGATCGACGGCATCGCCTTCCAGACCAACATCCTGGCGCTCAACGCCGCGGTGGAAGCGGCACGCGCCGGCGAACAGGGCCGCGGTTTCGCGGTCGTCGCCAGCGAGGTACGTACCCTCGCCCAGCGCTCGGCCGGCGCGGCCAAGGAGATCAAGGGCCTGATTGACGAGTCGGTCACCCGGGTCAGCGAAGGCTCGGTGCTGGTCGGCCAGGCCGGCCAGACCATGCAGGAGATCGTGTCCTCGGTGCAGCGCGTCACCGACATCATGGGTGAGATCTCGGCCGCCTCGCAGGAACAGTACGCCGGCATCGAGCAGGTCAACCAGACCGTCACCCAGATGGACGAGGCCACCCAGCAGAACGCCGCCCTGGTCGAGGAAGCCACCGCCGCCGCGCGCTCGATGGAAGAACAGGCCGGGCAGCTCACCGAAACCGTCGCCCTGTTCAAGATCGATGCCGCCCCTGCCGCGCCGTCGCAGCGGCCCCGCCCCGCCCCGCTGTCCAAGGCGCCGGCGAGCGCACCGGCAGCGGCGACCAAGCGCAAGCCGCAGCCGGCGCGCGCCGGCCACGGTGGCGGGGCCGTGGCCGAGTCGCAGTGGCACGAGTTCTGA
- a CDS encoding methyl-accepting chemotaxis protein, translated as MKSKNLTISTQLALGFGAVVLVMLIVGAVSLSSQSKLSKAMEINEHTYKVLATGETMQANALNIETGTRGYLLSGDKKHLQPFNNGQAGFEKSYAEAKQLTADNAGQQQRLAGLEKAYQQLLAVEKDAIALRDTAASAEQVVPMFLEGRDRAAMAGIRSLLGEFSNEERTLLIKRAAELEAVRARGKWSVLIGSLIAILVAVGMGLMIRRQLLKRLGQAITVADAIASGKLDNAIDTQSRDETGRLLISMDKMQGQLQAVMAAQTEMAKRHDAGQISYRMDAKAFPGEYGRMVHDSNELAASHIAVKMRLAQIMGRYAIGDFNDDMDRLPGEKAVLTETMDTVKQNLTAMNREIGQLATAAAAGDFSVRGDAQRFQYDFRAMVDSLNQLMATADGNLESLSTLLQAIAAGDLTARMNGEFQGVFAKMRDDANATSEQLAAIVGRIQTAALSINSASSEIATGNDDLSRRTEQQAASLEETAASMEELTSTVKQNAEHARQANQLAVGAASVASQGGEVVGQVVTTMSGIETSSKKIADIISVIDGIAFQTNILALNAAVEAARAGEQGRGFAVVASEVRTLAQRSANAAKEIKSLIDDSVSQVSNGSALVRQAGQTMTEIVSSVQRVTDIMGEISAASQEQYAGIEQVNQTVTQMDEATQQNAALVEEATAAARSMEEQARQLTETVAVFRIDDAPVSASRRQAANAPAVVAVVKAQVAAATRAARSTPPKRVASTGGDTSWHEF; from the coding sequence ATGAAATCAAAAAATCTGACTATCTCCACGCAGCTCGCGCTCGGCTTCGGCGCCGTGGTGCTGGTCATGCTCATCGTCGGCGCCGTCAGCCTGAGCAGCCAATCCAAATTGAGCAAGGCGATGGAGATCAACGAGCATACCTACAAGGTGCTGGCGACCGGCGAAACGATGCAGGCGAACGCCCTGAATATCGAGACCGGCACGCGCGGCTACCTGCTGTCCGGCGACAAGAAGCATCTGCAGCCTTTCAACAATGGCCAGGCAGGATTCGAAAAGAGCTACGCCGAAGCCAAGCAGCTGACGGCGGACAACGCCGGGCAACAGCAACGCCTGGCCGGACTGGAAAAGGCCTACCAGCAGCTGCTGGCGGTCGAGAAGGACGCCATCGCACTGCGCGACACCGCCGCCAGTGCCGAGCAGGTCGTGCCCATGTTCCTGGAAGGCCGCGACCGCGCCGCGATGGCGGGCATCCGCTCGCTGCTCGGCGAGTTCTCCAACGAAGAGCGCACGCTGCTGATCAAGCGCGCCGCGGAGCTGGAGGCGGTGCGTGCCCGCGGCAAATGGTCGGTGCTGATCGGCAGCCTGATCGCGATCCTGGTCGCCGTGGGCATGGGCCTGATGATCCGCCGCCAGCTGCTCAAGCGCCTGGGCCAGGCCATCACGGTCGCCGACGCCATCGCTTCGGGCAAGCTCGACAACGCCATCGACACCCAGTCGCGCGACGAAACCGGCCGGCTGCTAATCAGCATGGACAAGATGCAGGGCCAGTTGCAGGCAGTCATGGCGGCGCAGACCGAGATGGCCAAGCGCCATGATGCCGGCCAGATCAGCTATCGCATGGACGCCAAGGCGTTCCCCGGCGAATACGGCCGCATGGTCCACGACAGCAACGAACTGGCCGCTTCGCACATCGCGGTCAAGATGCGCCTGGCGCAGATCATGGGCCGCTACGCGATCGGCGACTTCAACGACGACATGGACCGCCTGCCCGGCGAAAAAGCCGTGCTGACCGAAACCATGGACACGGTCAAGCAGAACCTGACCGCGATGAACCGCGAGATCGGTCAGCTGGCCACCGCTGCGGCCGCCGGCGACTTCAGCGTGCGCGGCGACGCGCAGCGCTTCCAGTACGACTTCCGCGCCATGGTCGACAGCCTCAACCAGCTGATGGCTACTGCCGACGGCAACCTGGAATCCTTGTCCACGCTGCTGCAGGCCATCGCTGCCGGCGACCTGACCGCGCGCATGAACGGCGAGTTCCAAGGCGTGTTCGCCAAGATGCGCGACGACGCCAACGCCACCTCGGAGCAACTGGCGGCCATCGTCGGCCGCATCCAGACCGCCGCACTGAGCATCAACAGCGCCTCCAGCGAGATCGCCACCGGCAACGACGACCTGTCGCGCCGCACCGAGCAGCAGGCGGCGAGCCTGGAAGAAACCGCCGCCTCGATGGAAGAGCTGACCTCCACCGTCAAGCAGAACGCCGAACACGCGCGTCAGGCCAACCAGCTCGCGGTCGGCGCGGCCTCGGTGGCTTCGCAGGGTGGCGAGGTGGTCGGCCAGGTGGTGACCACGATGAGCGGCATCGAGACCTCCTCGAAGAAGATCGCCGACATCATCTCGGTCATCGACGGCATCGCCTTCCAGACCAATATCCTGGCCTTGAATGCCGCGGTGGAAGCGGCGCGTGCCGGCGAACAGGGCCGCGGCTTCGCGGTCGTCGCCAGCGAGGTGCGTACCCTCGCCCAGCGCTCGGCCAATGCGGCCAAAGAAATCAAGAGCCTGATCGACGACTCGGTGAGTCAGGTGTCCAACGGCTCGGCGCTGGTGCGCCAGGCGGGCCAGACCATGACCGAGATCGTGTCCTCGGTGCAGCGCGTCACCGACATCATGGGCGAGATTTCGGCCGCCTCGCAGGAACAGTACGCCGGCATCGAGCAGGTCAACCAGACCGTCACCCAGATGGACGAGGCCACCCAGCAGAACGCCGCTCTGGTCGAGGAAGCCACCGCGGCCGCACGCTCGATGGAAGAGCAGGCACGCCAGCTCACCGAGACGGTCGCGGTGTTCAGGATCGACGATGCTCCCGTGAGCGCGAGCCGGCGCCAGGCGGCCAACGCACCGGCGGTGGTCGCCGTGGTCAAGGCGCAGGTGGCGGCGGCGACCCGCGCCGCGCGCAGCACTCCGCCCAAGCGCGTGGCCAGCACCGGCGGCGACACCAGCTGGCACGAGTTCTAA